Proteins encoded by one window of Aspergillus chevalieri M1 DNA, chromosome 6, nearly complete sequence:
- a CDS encoding putative alpha/beta hydrolase (COG:S;~EggNog:ENOG410PI5E;~InterPro:IPR000073,IPR029058,IPR011008;~MEROPS:MER0025512;~PFAM:PF12146,PF00561,PF12697,PF03096), which translates to MAGLLYVTMQPKASLSASAFHDWYNNEHGPLRLRLPFVPNGFRYRAADAATPEWLAFYDISDMSELTKETYLALRGDGIRTQREKDVMAQIDVGRKLYDFLSERKIDGYTPVDALPDPEAAGIVALSVTMTVKPEQEEDFNRWYEEEHISMLAKVPGWRRSARYVTAAIDSKAPREFLALHEFAAVNGLGGAEHKAACETAWRERIMANAVTGKTRRVYQWYYTFGPAPRELSTIATPETGRWSSNDGRTKTLPEPRAAVESFVTTPDGVDLPYRLEGSADDNSPVIVLSNSILVDWSIWDGFVEAFLSNPKNQGFRILRYLTRGRLENAGETPVTVDVLAGDIITLLDHLRIPKASLIGVSLGGVTVMNTALLYPNRIDKFISCDTNSSAPESNRKAWNDRIAIAEAEGTVSASGEKIVGEQLAEATTRRWFVDESYTTQPEIARHVKNVVVNNSLEGFRRAAQALCAYDVRDRMANASVPGLFVAGSGDGVLPQTMKKMAEDLKGDAELKVIDKAGHLPMVEQPGQFTEVVNAFIHA; encoded by the coding sequence ATGGCCGGTCTCCTCTACGTGACGATGCAACCCAAAGCATCGCTCTCTGCCTCCGCTTTCCATGACTGGTATAACAACGAACACGGCCCTCTGCGATTGCGCCTCCCCTTCGTCCCCAACGGCTTCCGCTACCGCGCTGCCGACGCCGCCACCCCCGAATGGCTGGCTTTCTACGATATCAGCGACATGAGCGAGCTCACCAAGGAAACATATCTCGCTCTCCGCGGCGATGGCATCCGCACACAGCGCGAGAAAGACGTGATGGCGCAGATCGACGTCGGGCGGAAACTGTACGATTTCCTCTCGGAGCGGAAAATTGACGGATACACCCCGGTAGATGCATTGCCGGATCCCGAGGCCGCGGGGATTGTGGCGCTTTCTGTTACTATGACTGTTAAGCCTGAGCAGGAAGAAGACTTCAACCGTTGGTACGAAGAGGAGCATATCTCCATGTTGGCCAAAGTGCCTGGGTGGCGGCGGAGTGCGCGCTACGTCACTGCTGCTATCGATTCGAAGGCGCCAAGGGAGTTCCTGGCGCTGCATGAGTTTGCGGCTGTGAATGGATTGGGTGGTGCGGAGCATAAGGCAGCTTGTGAGACGGCGTGGAGGGAGAGGATTATGGCTAATGCTGTGACGGGCAAGACTCGAAGGGTTTATCAGTGGTATTACACCTTTGGACCTGCGCCGCGTGAACTGTCCACCATTGCGACGCCGGAGACGGGACGGTGGTCGAGCAATGATGGCCGTACCAAGACCTTGCCTGAGCCCCGGGCTGCTGTCGAGTCGTTCGTAACTACCCCTGATGGTGTTGATCTCCCATACCGTCTCGAGGGTAGTGCTGACGACAACTCGCCTGTCATCGTGCTGAGCAACTCGATCCTGGTCGACTGGAGCATCTGGGATGGTTTCGTCGAGGCATTCTTGTCCAACCCGAAGAACCAAGGCTTCCGTATTCTGCGGTATCTGACCCGCGGTCGTCTTGAGAACGCTGGTGAGACGCCAGTCACCGTCGACGTGCTTGCAGGCGACATCATCACCCTCCTCGACCACCTGCGTATTCCCAAGGCCAGCCTGATCGGTGTCAGTCTGGGAGGTGTGACGGTGATGAACACTGCCCTGCTGTACCCCAACCGCATCGACAAATTCATCTCCTGCGACACCAACTCCTCCGCCCCCGAGTCGAACCGCAAAGCATGGAACGACCGTATTGCCATCGCAGAGGCCGAGGGCACCGTGTCCGCGTCTGGAGAGAAGATTGTCGGCGAGCAGCTGGCCGAGGCCACGACCCGCCGCTGGTTCGTTGACGAGTCGTACACCACACAGCCCGAGATCGCACGGCACGTCAAGAACGTCGTCGTGAACAACAGTCTCGAGGGATTCCGTCGCGCAGCGCAGGCGCTGTGTGCGTATGATGTGCGGGACCGCATGGCCAACGCGTCTGTCCCAGGACTGTTCGTCGCAGGTAGCGGTGACGGGGTCCTGCCgcagacgatgaagaagatggcaGAGGATCTCAAGGGCGATGCAGAGTTGAAGGTTATCGACAAGGCTGGACACCTGCCTATGGTCGAGCAGCCGGGGCAGTTTACTGAGGTGGTGAACGCGTTTATTCATGCTTGA
- a CDS encoding lactonase family protein (COG:S;~EggNog:ENOG410PJFE;~InterPro:IPR015943,IPR019405;~PFAM:PF10282;~go_function: GO:0005515 - protein binding [Evidence IEA]) — protein MKHHLMVGTWTPPGRIYTVQFDDEELTLTKVKTTDIPEDEAISWMTFSHDKKAIYGAAMKKWNSFAVNSPTDIVHQVSHPVAGHPLAASADTNTRAIFVLAAKQPPYNVYGNPFYKYAGYGNVFSVKDDGSLAENVQNYEYVENTGIHGMVFDPTETFLYSADLQANKVWTHRKDAATGQLTLVDCLEAPSPDDHPRWVEIHPSGKYLYALMEAGNRLAVYVLDRNNVPVFTHITYPLLPDGLPPRNKYRGDVCFCTRNGQYLFATTRSNHFDVTGYITAFKLGPSGEIERQLFIHPTSTSGGHSNAVSPCDFSDEWLALCDDQLGFVEMYRFKDENLARVARVDIPEKGFGMNAIWYD, from the exons ATGAAGCATCATTTGATGGTCGGCACTTGGACACCTCCGGGGCGTATCTACACAGTGCAATTCGACGATGAGGAGTTGACTTTGACCAAGGTCAAGACGACCGATATTCCTGAGGATGAGGCGATTTCATGGATGACCTTTTCT CACGACAAAAAAGCCATCTATGGCGCGGCGATGAAGAAATGGAATTCGTTCGCCGTCAACAGCCCGACGGACATTGTCCACCAAGTCTCGCACCCGGTGGCCGGTCACCCTCTGGCTGCTAGTGCAGACACCAACACTAGAGCCATCTTCGTGCTCGCCGCCAAACAACCTCCGTACaacgtctacggcaacccaTTCTACAAATACGCCGGCTACGGCAACGTCTTCTCTGTAAAGGACGACGGCAGCCTGGCGGAGAACGTGCAGAACTACGAATATGTCGAAAACACCGGTATCCACGGCATGGTCTTCGATCCCACCGAGACTTTCTTGTACTCGGCCGACCTGCAGGCCAACAAGGTCTGGACGCATCGCAAGGACGCTGCGACCGGGCAGTTGACGCTGGTGGACTGTCTCGAGGCGCCGTCGCCGGACGACCACCCGCGATGGGTGGAAATCCATCCATCTGGAAAGTATCTGTATGCATTGATGGAGGCTGGGAATCGCTTGGCTGTGTACGTTCTGGATAGGAACAATGTGCCGGTCTTTACGCACATCACTTATCCTTTGTTGCCAGACG GCCTTCCCCCCCGCAACAAATACCGCGGCGACGTCTGCTTCTGCACCCGCAACGGCCAGTACCTCTTCGCAACCACTCGCTCTAACCATTTCGATGTCACCGGCTACATCACAGCCTTCAAGCTTGGCCCGTCCGGTGAAATCGAGCGCCAGCTCTTCATCCATCCGACTTCGACCAGCGGTGGCCACTCCAACGCAGTCAGCCCATGCGATTTTAGCGACGAGTGGCTGGCATTGTGCGATGACCAGCTTGGTTTTGTTGAGATGTATCGCTTTAAAGATGAGAACCTGGCGAGAGTGGCCAGAGTGGATATTCCCGAGAAGGGATTCGGTATGAATGCTATTTGGTATGATTAA
- a CDS encoding putative catechol dioxygenase (COG:E;~EggNog:ENOG410PI88;~InterPro:IPR015889,IPR007535,IPR000627;~PFAM:PF04444,PF00775;~go_function: GO:0003824 - catalytic activity [Evidence IEA];~go_function: GO:0005506 - iron ion binding [Evidence IEA];~go_function: GO:0008199 - ferric iron binding [Evidence IEA];~go_function: GO:0016702 - oxidoreductase activity, acting on single donors with incorporation of molecular oxygen, incorporation of two atoms of oxygen [Evidence IEA];~go_function: GO:0018576 - catechol 1,2-dioxygenase activity [Evidence IEA];~go_process: GO:0006725 - cellular aromatic compound metabolic process [Evidence IEA];~go_process: GO:0009712 - catechol-containing compound metabolic process [Evidence IEA];~go_process: GO:0055114 - oxidation-reduction process [Evidence IEA]): MSANRQFDPDFTPYVINAMGPKVPERTRVILGSLIKHIHDFAREVELTPAEWMLGVEFINSIGKISTPIRNECHRICDVIGLESLVDEIANKIVTDEGVTPTSNVILGPFWSPNAPFRALGDSIIQDPNPDGKVTFMHGVLRDMETGAPIEGAVLDIWQASANGQYDFQDPNQSENNLRGKFRSNEKGEFYWYCYHPTPYSLPTDGPAGVLLNVMDRSPMRPAHIHLMITHPDYATVINQIYPSDDPHLGIDSVFAVKNDLVVDFKPKTDDPKASLDLDYPVKMALKKHHPNPNSAPPVSSFERFSKSKGQQQQQQQQKL; encoded by the coding sequence ATGTCCGCCAACCGCCAGTTCGACCCCGACTTCACTCCCTATGTCATTAACGCCATGGGACCTAAGGTCCCTGAGCGCACTCGCGTCATCTTGGGTTCTTTGATTAAGCACATCCACGACTTTGCTCGTGAGGTCGAGCTCACTCCGGCCGAGTGGATGCTTGGTGTCGAGTTCATCAACTCCATCGGCAAAATCAGCACTCCCATCCGCAACGAATGCCACCGTATCTGCGACGTTATCGGTCTCGAATCGCTCGTCGACGAGATCGCCAACAAGATCGTCACCGACGAGGGTGTCACTCCCACCTCCAACGTCATTCTCGGCCCCTTCTGGTCGCCCAATGCTCCCTTCCGCGCCCTCGGCGACAGCATTATTCAGGATCCTAACCCCGACGGAAAGGTCACCTTCATGCACGGTGTGCTTAGAGACATGGAGACCGGCGCGCCCATCGAGGGCGCCGTCCTTGATATCTGGCAAGCCTCTGCCAACGGCCAGTACGACTTCCAGGACCCGAACCAGTCTGAGAACAACCTGCGCGGCAAGTTCCGGTCCAACGAGAAGGGCGAGTTTTACTGGTACTGCTACCACCCGACTCCATACTCGCTGCCCACCGACGGCCCCGCCGGTGTGCTCCTCAACGTCATGGACCGCTCGCCCATGCGTCCCGCTCACAtccacctgatgatcacccACCCCGACTATGCCACCGTCATCAACCAGATTTACCCCAGCGACGACCCCCACCTGGGCATCGACTCGGTGTTTGCTGTCAAGAACGATCTCGTCGTGGATTTCAAGCCCAAGACTGACGATCCCAAGGCCTCGCTTGATCTTGACTACCCCGTCAAGATGGCTCTGAAGAAGCAccaccccaaccccaactcgGCGCCCCCGGTGTCGTCGTTTGAGCGGTTTAGCAAGAGCAaggggcagcagcagcagcagcagcagcagaagctATAA